The Halosimplex litoreum genome has a window encoding:
- a CDS encoding ORC1-type DNA replication protein produces the protein MTEDPEEGMLSWDESVFRDEHVFEIDYLPETFLHRDTQMETLKYALRPAVRGSRPLNVVARGPPGTGKTTAVQKLFGELRAQTDVKTVRVNCQVNSTRYSVFSRLFEGVFDYEPPSSGISFKKLFSQITDQLVADDRVLAVALDDVNYLFYEDEASDTLYSLLRAHEEQGGAKIGVVCISSDLDLDVIDALDTRVQSVFRPEDVYFPKYDQTEIVDILEERVDRGFHEGVMDAPVLDRVAECTEEQGGDLRVGIDLMRRAGLNAEMRASKAIELQDVNKAYDKSKYVHLSRRLQELSEAESALLEVIAEHDGKRAGDIYDVFNDETGLGYTRYSEVTNKLDQLGIITASYADVEGRGRSRELTLNYDADAVLERL, from the coding sequence ATGACGGAGGACCCCGAGGAGGGGATGCTGTCGTGGGACGAGTCGGTGTTCCGCGACGAACACGTCTTCGAGATCGACTACCTGCCGGAGACGTTTCTCCACCGCGACACCCAGATGGAGACGCTGAAGTACGCGCTGCGCCCCGCGGTGCGGGGGTCCCGACCGCTGAACGTCGTCGCGCGCGGGCCCCCGGGGACGGGCAAGACCACCGCCGTCCAGAAGCTGTTCGGCGAACTGCGCGCCCAGACCGACGTGAAGACCGTGCGGGTGAACTGCCAGGTCAACTCGACGCGGTACTCGGTGTTCTCGCGGCTGTTCGAAGGGGTGTTCGACTACGAACCGCCCTCTTCGGGCATCTCGTTCAAGAAGCTGTTCTCGCAGATCACCGACCAGCTGGTCGCCGACGACCGCGTGCTGGCGGTGGCGCTCGACGACGTGAACTACCTCTTCTACGAGGACGAGGCCTCCGACACCCTCTATTCGCTGCTGCGAGCCCACGAGGAGCAGGGCGGCGCGAAGATCGGTGTCGTCTGCATCTCTTCGGACCTCGATCTGGACGTGATCGACGCGCTGGACACGCGCGTCCAGAGCGTCTTCCGCCCGGAAGACGTGTACTTCCCGAAGTACGACCAGACGGAGATCGTCGACATCCTCGAAGAGCGGGTCGACCGGGGGTTCCACGAGGGCGTGATGGACGCGCCGGTGCTCGACCGCGTCGCCGAGTGTACCGAAGAACAGGGCGGTGACCTGCGCGTCGGCATCGACCTGATGCGCCGCGCTGGCCTCAACGCCGAGATGCGCGCCAGCAAGGCGATCGAGCTGCAGGACGTGAACAAGGCCTACGACAAGTCGAAGTACGTCCACCTCTCCCGGCGGCTGCAGGAACTCTCCGAGGCCGAGAGCGCGCTGCTGGAAGTGATCGCCGAGCACGACGGCAAGCGCGCCGGCGACATCTACGACGTGTTCAACGACGAGACCGGGCTGGGCTACACCCGCTACTCCGAGGTGACCAACAAGTTAGACCAGCTTGGGATCATCACCGCCAGCTACGCCGACGTGGAGGGTCGCGGGCGCTCGCGAGAGCTGACGCTCAACTACGACGCCGACGCGGTACTAGAGCGGCTGTAA
- a CDS encoding metal ABC transporter ATP-binding protein has product MSSQDTDSGSASASDGRTTTAMDAEVPAAEPIIDLADVTFGYTATPVVEDVSLAIDPGEYVAVVGPNGSGKSTLMQLMLGLLEPDAGTARLFGVDADRFDDGEQVGYVAQHASAAKEMPITVREVVKMGRFAHVGFGRLSEADWAIVDDALETVGMTAFADRRVTQLSGGQRQRAFIARALAGEADLLVLDEPTVGVDAESVDAFYDLLADLNAEGITVLLIEHDLGAVVEHADRVVCLNREVYFDGPTDEFVDSDALARAFGAGARSLAGVDG; this is encoded by the coding sequence ATGAGCTCACAGGACACCGATTCCGGGAGCGCGAGCGCCAGCGACGGACGAACGACCACCGCGATGGACGCGGAGGTACCGGCGGCGGAACCGATCATCGATCTCGCGGACGTCACCTTCGGTTACACGGCGACGCCCGTGGTCGAGGACGTCTCGCTGGCGATCGACCCGGGAGAGTACGTCGCCGTCGTGGGCCCCAACGGCTCGGGGAAGTCGACGCTGATGCAGCTGATGCTGGGGCTGCTCGAACCCGACGCGGGGACCGCCCGTCTGTTCGGTGTGGATGCCGACCGCTTCGACGACGGCGAGCAGGTCGGCTACGTCGCCCAGCACGCCAGCGCGGCGAAGGAGATGCCCATCACCGTCCGCGAGGTGGTGAAGATGGGGCGGTTCGCACACGTCGGGTTCGGTCGCCTCTCCGAGGCGGACTGGGCGATCGTCGACGACGCGCTCGAGACGGTCGGGATGACGGCGTTCGCCGACCGGCGCGTCACGCAACTGTCGGGCGGCCAGCGCCAGCGCGCGTTCATCGCGCGAGCGCTGGCGGGCGAGGCCGACCTGCTCGTCCTCGACGAGCCGACCGTCGGCGTCGACGCCGAGTCGGTCGACGCCTTCTACGACCTGCTCGCGGATCTGAACGCCGAGGGCATCACTGTCCTCCTCATCGAGCACGACCTCGGGGCGGTCGTCGAGCACGCCGACCGCGTGGTCTGCCTGAACCGCGAGGTGTACTTCGACGGCCCGACCGACGAGTTCGTCGACAGCGACGCGCTGGCCCGGGCGTTCGGGGCCGGGGCGCGGTCGCTGGCAGGGGTGGACGGATGA
- a CDS encoding GNAT family N-acetyltransferase, with product MHSDARRTARRHWAEILDCRPESIFGSTTTVAEWTRNGVEILCWEGGAVVGAPPALFEALRENVDRIPFDIGREGAQTLVEPVAAVDDVLGPQFVGYCDETAFDPVDREVQQIEPRRLDWLRDACPDGEWERSGLSVDADVPTFAVLRVDRPIAAVQYGVVDGVAKLAVASHPAHRGEGHAKATVSAATAHALDRGYLVEYRTVERWTGSVALAEGLGFERVARSLLVELK from the coding sequence ATGCACTCCGACGCTCGTCGAACCGCCAGGCGTCACTGGGCGGAGATCCTCGACTGTCGTCCCGAGTCGATCTTCGGCTCGACGACGACGGTGGCGGAATGGACCCGGAACGGCGTCGAGATTCTCTGTTGGGAGGGCGGAGCGGTCGTCGGTGCGCCGCCCGCGCTCTTCGAGGCGCTCCGGGAGAACGTCGACCGCATTCCGTTCGATATCGGCCGCGAAGGAGCGCAGACACTGGTCGAACCCGTGGCGGCAGTCGACGACGTGCTCGGACCCCAGTTCGTTGGGTACTGCGACGAAACCGCCTTCGACCCCGTCGACCGCGAGGTCCAGCAGATCGAGCCTCGACGACTCGACTGGCTCCGCGACGCCTGTCCTGACGGGGAGTGGGAACGTTCCGGGCTCAGCGTCGACGCCGACGTACCGACGTTCGCGGTGCTCCGAGTCGACAGACCGATCGCGGCGGTCCAGTACGGCGTCGTCGACGGCGTGGCGAAACTCGCGGTCGCTTCGCACCCGGCACACCGCGGCGAGGGGCACGCCAAGGCGACGGTCTCTGCGGCGACCGCCCACGCGCTCGACCGCGGGTACCTCGTAGAGTATCGCACGGTCGAACGGTGGACGGGTTCGGTAGCGCTGGCAGAGGGGCTCGGGTTCGAGCGGGTCGCACGGAGCCTGCTGGTCGAATTGAAATAG
- a CDS encoding type II toxin-antitoxin system HicB family antitoxin, translated as MASATDDPDGDGPDGVEFIREDDGTVTARDLETGLARGGNSRAEALAQLAEVLELHEGGGEDIESPDEFLQEKLDIDPDERDGDEPLPEFLR; from the coding sequence ATGGCAAGCGCGACCGACGACCCCGACGGCGACGGTCCCGACGGTGTCGAGTTCATCCGCGAGGACGACGGGACGGTCACCGCACGGGATCTCGAAACGGGGCTGGCACGCGGCGGCAACAGTCGCGCGGAGGCGCTCGCACAACTCGCGGAAGTACTCGAACTCCACGAGGGCGGCGGTGAGGACATCGAGAGTCCCGACGAGTTCCTGCAGGAGAAACTCGACATCGACCCCGACGAGCGCGACGGCGACGAACCGCTCCCAGAGTTTCTCCGCTGA
- a CDS encoding type II toxin-antitoxin system HicA family toxin, which translates to MGRTTFSGREIIAVLTDFGYEPVSRSGSHVRIRYENADTGDVRNVDVPMHTEVRIGTLHSIADQCGAEDFEAWCRWIDDHT; encoded by the coding sequence ATGGGACGGACGACGTTTTCCGGACGGGAGATCATCGCCGTTCTGACCGACTTCGGATACGAACCGGTTTCGCGATCCGGGAGCCACGTTCGGATCCGGTACGAGAACGCCGACACCGGAGACGTTCGAAACGTCGACGTTCCGATGCACACGGAGGTTCGAATCGGAACGCTCCACTCGATCGCCGACCAGTGCGGTGCCGAAGATTTCGAGGCGTGGTGCCGCTGGATCGACGACCACACGTAG
- a CDS encoding extracellular solute-binding protein — protein sequence MSQDSSSGAERGPDPSSSRRRFVKAVGVASAVGLAGCQDGAGPGAGTGTGDGTGGDGGGGGTVEMAMPSNVTDRAEDTRQALYDAGLSEDIEVTFLSTSEISGDVEAQYRSWLNAGRETPDVFRMDSGWTIPFIVRDQLVNLGDRLSDEALTTIEEHYFDAPVQSARAPATAVGGGGDGTATGADGGIGSNLYGVPWQVGFPTIQYRSDLVTDAGFDPEGENWATEPMTWQRFSEVIAETHGNADVEYGFNWQGTDYVGLSCCTFNEFMTTWGGAYFGGRDTLFGPVGERPVTVNEEPVHQALAMVRTLVHGSDDEFALDGYQQISPNAVLEWTEGPSLEPFTNGNAVALRYWPSGIFEAATAFEESDGLSPDDLGTMPIPYAVTEEESEYEGIGGTASALGGWHLTVNPNSGNVDAAVQVIEATMQRSFREFQFSELGYLTGDRRLFDPENVGDVDPWGPHLETLRVAGENAIPRPVTVVWPDQSSQIASRVNAVIAQQQAPEQAMSALAGSLEEIEQSV from the coding sequence ATGTCTCAAGACTCATCGTCGGGAGCGGAGCGCGGACCGGACCCGTCGAGTTCGCGGCGGCGGTTCGTCAAGGCGGTGGGCGTGGCCAGCGCGGTCGGTCTGGCCGGCTGTCAGGACGGCGCGGGGCCGGGCGCAGGTACCGGGACCGGAGACGGGACCGGCGGCGACGGTGGCGGTGGCGGGACCGTCGAGATGGCGATGCCGTCGAACGTCACCGACCGCGCCGAGGACACCCGACAGGCGCTGTACGACGCCGGGCTCTCCGAGGACATCGAGGTGACCTTCCTCTCCACGTCGGAGATCTCCGGCGACGTCGAGGCACAGTACCGCAGCTGGCTCAACGCCGGCCGCGAGACGCCGGACGTGTTCCGGATGGACAGCGGGTGGACGATCCCGTTCATCGTCCGCGACCAGCTGGTCAACCTCGGCGACCGGCTCTCGGACGAGGCGCTCACGACGATCGAGGAGCACTACTTCGACGCGCCGGTCCAATCGGCGCGGGCTCCCGCGACCGCGGTCGGAGGCGGCGGTGACGGCACCGCGACCGGCGCGGACGGTGGTATCGGTAGCAACCTCTACGGCGTCCCCTGGCAGGTCGGGTTCCCGACGATCCAGTACCGCTCGGACTTGGTGACCGACGCCGGCTTCGACCCCGAGGGGGAGAACTGGGCGACCGAGCCGATGACCTGGCAGCGCTTCTCGGAGGTGATCGCCGAGACCCACGGCAACGCCGACGTGGAGTACGGCTTCAACTGGCAGGGGACCGACTACGTCGGACTCTCCTGTTGTACGTTCAACGAGTTCATGACCACCTGGGGCGGCGCCTACTTCGGCGGGCGCGACACGCTGTTCGGCCCCGTCGGCGAGCGGCCGGTCACGGTGAACGAGGAGCCGGTCCACCAGGCGCTGGCGATGGTCCGGACGCTCGTCCACGGAAGCGACGACGAGTTCGCGCTCGACGGCTACCAGCAGATCTCCCCCAACGCCGTCCTGGAGTGGACGGAGGGGCCGTCGCTGGAGCCGTTCACCAACGGCAACGCCGTCGCGCTGCGGTACTGGCCCAGCGGTATCTTCGAGGCGGCGACCGCCTTCGAGGAATCGGACGGCCTGTCGCCCGACGACCTGGGGACGATGCCGATCCCGTACGCGGTGACCGAGGAGGAATCTGAGTACGAGGGGATCGGCGGCACCGCCTCGGCACTGGGCGGGTGGCACCTGACGGTCAACCCCAACTCGGGGAACGTCGACGCCGCCGTACAGGTGATCGAGGCGACGATGCAACGGAGCTTCCGGGAGTTCCAGTTCAGCGAACTCGGCTATCTCACCGGCGACCGACGGCTGTTCGACCCCGAGAACGTCGGCGACGTGGACCCGTGGGGTCCGCACCTGGAGACGCTGCGGGTGGCCGGCGAGAACGCCATCCCGCGGCCGGTGACCGTGGTCTGGCCGGACCAGTCGTCGCAGATCGCCAGCCGGGTCAACGCCGTGATCGCCCAACAGCAGGCGCCGGAACAGGCGATGAGCGCGCTCGCGGGGAGCCTCGAAGAGATCGAACAGAGCGTCTAA
- a CDS encoding metal ABC transporter substrate-binding protein produces MPFNTDDERRVTRRDVLRAGGAAALAGVAGCTALPSAPVEAGSDGGDEDDPVAVASFFSFFDFGRQIAEGTPLTVENLVPTGLHGHGWEPNASITQRIIEADAFVHVGEDFQPWADRAIETIEGDGVDTALIDVREGIELVDLAASLDREEEGVGAQRGKDPHFWLDPRRAKQSVDNIAEGFAEVVPEHADTFRENAETYNSDVLDRIDSDYEAIFDRSERDVVQLAAHNAFQYLGVRYGVRMRPLVTSLAASGDVKPADIREATRVIRENDIRYIANGVFESQRPAQQLVRETAVEAYFPVTPYAGVREEWVAQNWGYEEIAYNINMPTLDIVLGNETPEDAAPSAEWLEQWRNFEPL; encoded by the coding sequence ATGCCATTCAATACAGACGACGAACGGAGAGTGACGCGGCGGGACGTGCTCCGCGCCGGCGGTGCGGCGGCGCTGGCGGGAGTGGCCGGCTGCACGGCGCTCCCGAGCGCGCCGGTCGAAGCGGGAAGCGACGGCGGCGACGAGGACGACCCGGTCGCCGTGGCCTCCTTCTTCAGCTTCTTCGACTTCGGCCGGCAGATCGCAGAGGGGACCCCGCTGACGGTGGAGAACCTCGTCCCGACGGGGTTGCACGGCCACGGGTGGGAGCCCAACGCCAGTATCACCCAGCGCATCATCGAGGCGGACGCGTTCGTCCACGTCGGCGAGGACTTCCAGCCGTGGGCCGACCGTGCCATCGAGACGATCGAGGGCGACGGCGTGGACACGGCGCTGATCGACGTCCGGGAAGGGATCGAGCTGGTGGATCTGGCCGCCTCGCTCGACCGCGAGGAGGAGGGCGTCGGCGCCCAGCGCGGGAAGGACCCGCACTTCTGGCTCGACCCGCGGCGCGCCAAGCAGTCGGTCGACAACATCGCCGAGGGATTCGCCGAGGTCGTTCCGGAACACGCCGATACCTTCCGCGAGAACGCCGAGACGTACAACTCGGACGTGCTCGACCGGATCGATTCGGACTACGAGGCCATCTTCGACCGGTCCGAGCGCGACGTCGTCCAGCTGGCCGCGCACAACGCCTTCCAGTACCTCGGGGTGCGCTACGGCGTGCGGATGCGACCGCTGGTGACGAGCCTCGCGGCGAGCGGCGACGTCAAGCCGGCCGACATCCGCGAGGCGACGCGAGTCATCCGCGAGAACGACATCCGATACATCGCAAACGGCGTCTTCGAGTCCCAGCGCCCGGCCCAGCAGCTCGTCCGCGAGACGGCCGTCGAGGCGTACTTCCCGGTGACGCCGTACGCCGGCGTCCGCGAGGAGTGGGTCGCACAGAACTGGGGCTACGAGGAGATCGCGTACAACATCAACATGCCCACGCTCGATATCGTCCTCGGCAACGAGACGCCCGAGGACGCTGCGCCGTCGGCCGAGTGGCTCGAACAGTGGCGGAACTTCGAACCACTATGA
- a CDS encoding heavy metal translocating P-type ATPase, whose amino-acid sequence MKPSDSDHGGDEPPPGDGSGCDDDCDNRGSGHDREHADATAIDEHTEARLSVPDMDCASCAGKVESGLDGLAGVTAYETQPTTGRVRVTYDADATSETDVVGAIEGAGYEVTDVERDGTDGAEGGDRGHDHDDGDATEGVWRSSRAIETAVSAVFLAAGLGFKFGFPGANQRVATVLGEPLFVSSVLFLVAVAVGGKTIVRNGYYSAKALNLDIDFLMTVAIFGALAASLAFGEALYFEAATLATLFSFAELLERASMDRARDSLQELMDLSPDEATVVRGDGTATVPVEAVAVGDVVVVKPGEKIPMDGEVVDGDSAVNQAPITGESVPVDKTTGDEVFAGTINEQGYLEIQVTSAAGDDTLSRVVAMIEDAQSNKTEREQFVERFAAYYTPVVVAFAVLLTVGGPFVLNTTWPEAVVDGLTLLVLACPCAFVISTPVSVVSGVTSAAKNGVLVKGGSHLEAMGAVDAVAFDKTGTLTKGELTVTDVVPLDGNDEEDVLRCARGLETRSEHPIGEAIVDRADERDVADRRVADFESITGKGVRAELDGIPHYAGKPGLFADLGFDLSHVHAATDGGVVTQTSRDICERNGCLDLLADAVPDLQSAGKTVVLVGTEEELEGLIAVADEVRPEARRTVERLREAGVERTVMLTGDNERTARAIAEDVGVDDYRAELLPDEKVDAVEDLVDEFEGGVAMVGDGINDAPAMATATVGVAMGAAGTDTALETADVALMGDDLSKLPYLYELAGDANGVIRQNIGASLLVKAGLALAVPFYAVPIWVAVLVGDAGMTSAVTGNAMRLSRVRADGTEPAES is encoded by the coding sequence ATGAAGCCTTCTGACAGCGACCACGGCGGGGACGAACCGCCACCCGGGGACGGTTCCGGGTGTGACGACGACTGCGATAACCGCGGGTCGGGTCACGACCGCGAGCACGCGGACGCGACCGCGATCGACGAGCACACCGAGGCGCGGCTCTCGGTGCCGGACATGGACTGTGCGTCCTGTGCCGGGAAAGTCGAGAGCGGGCTCGACGGGCTCGCTGGCGTGACCGCCTACGAGACCCAGCCGACGACCGGGCGGGTCCGCGTGACCTACGACGCCGACGCGACGAGCGAGACCGACGTGGTCGGCGCTATCGAGGGCGCGGGCTACGAGGTGACCGACGTCGAGCGCGACGGGACCGACGGAGCCGAAGGGGGCGACCGGGGCCACGACCACGACGACGGCGACGCCACGGAGGGCGTCTGGCGCAGTTCCCGAGCTATCGAGACGGCGGTCAGCGCGGTCTTCCTCGCGGCGGGCCTGGGCTTCAAGTTCGGTTTCCCGGGCGCGAACCAGCGGGTCGCGACCGTCCTCGGGGAGCCGCTGTTCGTCTCCTCCGTGCTCTTCCTGGTCGCCGTCGCCGTCGGCGGGAAGACGATCGTTCGCAACGGCTACTACTCGGCGAAGGCTCTGAACCTCGACATCGACTTCCTGATGACGGTCGCCATCTTCGGCGCGCTGGCGGCGAGCCTGGCGTTCGGCGAGGCGCTGTACTTCGAGGCGGCGACGCTGGCGACCCTGTTCAGCTTCGCCGAGCTGCTCGAACGCGCCTCGATGGACCGGGCGCGGGACTCGCTGCAGGAGCTGATGGATCTCTCGCCCGACGAGGCGACGGTCGTCCGCGGCGACGGGACGGCGACGGTTCCGGTCGAGGCGGTGGCGGTCGGCGACGTGGTCGTCGTGAAGCCGGGCGAGAAGATCCCGATGGACGGCGAGGTCGTCGACGGCGACAGCGCGGTCAACCAGGCGCCGATCACCGGCGAGTCGGTCCCCGTCGACAAGACGACCGGCGACGAGGTGTTCGCAGGGACGATCAACGAACAGGGCTACCTGGAGATCCAGGTCACCTCGGCGGCGGGCGACGACACGCTCTCCCGGGTCGTCGCGATGATCGAGGACGCCCAGTCGAACAAGACCGAGCGCGAGCAGTTCGTCGAGCGCTTCGCCGCCTACTACACGCCCGTCGTCGTCGCCTTCGCCGTCCTGCTCACCGTCGGCGGCCCGTTCGTCCTGAACACGACCTGGCCCGAGGCCGTGGTCGACGGGCTGACGCTGCTGGTGCTGGCCTGCCCCTGCGCGTTCGTCATCTCGACGCCCGTCTCGGTCGTCTCCGGCGTGACCAGCGCCGCGAAAAACGGCGTGCTCGTCAAGGGCGGCTCGCACCTCGAAGCGATGGGTGCGGTCGACGCCGTCGCCTTCGACAAGACGGGGACGCTCACGAAAGGTGAGCTGACCGTCACCGACGTGGTCCCGCTCGACGGCAACGACGAGGAGGACGTGCTGCGGTGCGCCCGCGGGCTCGAGACGCGCAGCGAACACCCGATCGGCGAGGCCATCGTCGACCGGGCCGACGAGCGCGACGTGGCCGACCGGCGGGTCGCGGACTTCGAGAGCATCACCGGCAAGGGCGTCCGCGCCGAGCTCGACGGGATCCCCCACTACGCGGGCAAGCCCGGACTGTTCGCCGACCTGGGTTTCGATCTCTCGCACGTCCACGCGGCGACCGACGGCGGTGTGGTCACACAGACGAGCCGGGACATCTGCGAGCGCAACGGCTGTCTCGACCTGCTGGCCGACGCGGTCCCCGACCTCCAGTCGGCGGGCAAGACCGTCGTCCTGGTCGGGACCGAGGAGGAACTGGAGGGACTGATCGCCGTCGCCGACGAGGTCCGGCCCGAGGCGAGACGGACCGTCGAGCGCCTGCGCGAGGCGGGCGTCGAGCGGACCGTGATGCTCACCGGCGACAACGAGCGGACCGCGCGGGCCATCGCCGAGGACGTCGGCGTCGACGACTACCGGGCCGAACTCCTCCCCGACGAGAAGGTCGACGCGGTCGAGGACCTCGTCGACGAGTTCGAGGGTGGGGTCGCGATGGTCGGCGACGGCATCAACGACGCGCCGGCGATGGCGACGGCCACGGTCGGCGTCGCCATGGGCGCCGCCGGCACCGACACGGCCCTGGAGACCGCCGACGTGGCGCTGATGGGCGACGACCTCTCGAAGCTGCCGTACCTCTACGAACTCGCCGGCGACGCCAACGGCGTCATCCGCCAGAACATCGGCGCGAGCCTGCTGGTCAAGGCCGGCCTCGCGCTCGCAGTCCCGTTCTACGCGGTGCCCATCTGGGTCGCCGTCCTCGTCGGCGACGCCGGCATGACCAGCGCCGTCACCGGCAACGCCATGCGCCTCTCGCGGGTGCGCGCGGACGGTACCGAACCCGCCGAGAGCTGA
- a CDS encoding metal ABC transporter permease: MSADVAATLLATALAAVDPSVVLPLQGGLGAAGDLVFGVLLWVLEQWYWLMDWVYYLTGLEMLNPRYRFMHRALLVGLCVGVMAPLIGTFLVHRQLALIGDALAHTGFAGVAVGLFLNAVIDLGVSPYLTAVVVAMIAALFIELISETTDAYNDVSMAIVLSTGFALGTTLISLNAGGLAVGVNQFLFGNLSTVSPQSAAILLVLFAVIVGTVAVTRNQLLYVTFDETAAAVSGISVNWYNRVMVMLTAMVVVGAMQIMGVILVAAMLVVPVAGATQVSRSFSESLVVSVVLAELAVLLGIATAYYGGVTAGGVIVLFAVGIYVCAVAAGKIQSARGERTAPDMGSIDADGVDVGPGSE, encoded by the coding sequence ATGAGCGCGGACGTAGCGGCCACGCTACTGGCGACCGCCCTCGCCGCCGTGGACCCGTCGGTTGTCCTCCCGCTACAGGGTGGGCTGGGCGCCGCCGGCGACCTCGTCTTCGGCGTCCTCCTGTGGGTCCTGGAACAGTGGTACTGGCTGATGGACTGGGTGTACTACCTCACGGGCCTGGAGATGCTGAACCCGCGCTATCGGTTCATGCACCGGGCGCTCCTCGTCGGGCTCTGCGTCGGCGTGATGGCGCCGCTCATCGGTACCTTCCTCGTCCACCGCCAGCTCGCGCTCATCGGTGACGCGTTGGCCCACACCGGGTTCGCCGGCGTGGCCGTCGGGCTGTTCCTCAACGCCGTCATCGACCTGGGCGTGTCGCCGTATCTCACCGCGGTCGTCGTGGCGATGATCGCAGCGCTGTTCATCGAGCTCATCTCCGAGACCACCGACGCCTACAACGACGTCTCGATGGCGATCGTCCTCTCGACGGGGTTCGCGCTGGGAACGACGCTGATCAGCCTCAACGCGGGCGGGTTGGCCGTCGGCGTCAACCAGTTCCTCTTCGGCAACCTCTCGACGGTCTCGCCCCAGAGCGCGGCCATCCTCCTGGTGCTGTTCGCCGTCATCGTCGGGACGGTGGCGGTGACGCGCAACCAGCTCCTCTACGTCACCTTCGACGAGACGGCGGCCGCGGTCTCGGGCATCTCCGTCAACTGGTACAACCGGGTGATGGTGATGCTGACGGCGATGGTCGTCGTCGGCGCGATGCAGATCATGGGCGTCATCCTCGTCGCGGCGATGCTCGTCGTGCCGGTCGCGGGCGCCACCCAGGTGTCCCGGAGCTTCTCCGAGTCGCTCGTGGTCTCGGTCGTCCTCGCGGAACTGGCGGTGTTGCTCGGCATCGCCACCGCCTACTACGGCGGTGTCACGGCCGGCGGCGTCATCGTCCTCTTCGCCGTGGGGATCTACGTCTGTGCCGTCGCAGCCGGCAAGATACAGTCCGCCCGCGGCGAGCGGACTGCGCCCGACATGGGGAGTATCGACGCCGACGGCGTCGATGTCGGCCCCGGATCGGAGTGA
- a CDS encoding universal stress protein, translating into MTRYLLATASVHTTAAAADYLAGRLTADDEVVVLTVDEPDLDSRDAGDAANVARSRLLPATVRVLEREGERAAGVPPRNDEVGAADLVAAEIRVLLDEREVDALLLGPRRGDPDASEVGGESDGGAPGSTVRALLGDVAVPVVVVPAPEL; encoded by the coding sequence ATGACTCGCTATCTCCTCGCCACCGCGTCCGTCCACACGACGGCCGCGGCCGCCGACTACCTCGCCGGCCGACTCACCGCCGACGACGAGGTGGTCGTACTGACCGTCGACGAACCCGACCTCGATAGTCGAGACGCCGGCGACGCCGCCAACGTCGCCCGGTCGCGCCTGCTGCCCGCGACCGTTCGAGTGCTGGAGCGCGAGGGGGAGCGCGCGGCGGGTGTGCCGCCGCGGAACGACGAGGTCGGCGCCGCCGACCTCGTGGCCGCCGAGATCCGCGTTCTCCTCGACGAGCGTGAGGTCGACGCGCTCCTCCTCGGACCGCGCCGGGGCGACCCGGACGCGAGCGAGGTGGGCGGGGAATCCGACGGGGGCGCGCCCGGGTCGACGGTCCGCGCGCTACTCGGTGACGTGGCCGTGCCGGTGGTCGTGGTTCCCGCGCCCGAACTGTGA